One genomic region from Gemmatimonadota bacterium encodes:
- the cobA gene encoding uroporphyrinogen-III C-methyltransferase: MVYLVGAGPGDPGLITVKGLSCVRRADVVVADFLADERLVAEAPGHAACIRVPWRPSRQAEINDLLVRHSRAGKTVVRLKGGDPFVFGRGGEEGLHLQRAGISFEVVPGITAAVAVPAYAGIPVTHREITSSMTVVTGHVAPDRDRTDLDWEALSKRIGTLIFYMGARNLPFIAERLIEHGRPKDTPVALIQWGTTTEQRTLVGTLDDIVSRARNASFTPPVLIVVGEVVALRPQLDWFETKPLFGVRALVTRARDQAGELSESLVRQGAEPVEAPLIRIKAPDDWSAVDAALADLSGFDHVVFTSRNAVEAFFSRLNHQDLDARALGGVRVAAVGRATAGTLRSRGIEADDQPEVFRAEKLVEALAGERDLRDARILFPAADIAGPAVEEGLTAAGASVTRVTVYRTVLAAGLPDDIASMLEDGKIHLAVFASSSAVSAFAKAAGPDGPQRWTRGVRIACIGPSTAETAAEAGLSVDIVPGQATVPALVDAIVRDRLAAGERLE; encoded by the coding sequence ATGGTATACCTGGTCGGTGCGGGCCCCGGCGACCCCGGTCTGATCACCGTGAAGGGCCTTTCCTGCGTGCGTCGGGCCGACGTCGTCGTCGCCGACTTCCTCGCGGACGAACGGCTGGTGGCGGAGGCGCCGGGACACGCCGCGTGCATCCGCGTACCCTGGCGGCCGAGTCGGCAGGCGGAGATCAACGACCTGCTGGTTCGGCACAGCCGGGCCGGGAAGACCGTGGTCCGGTTGAAGGGCGGCGATCCGTTCGTGTTCGGCCGGGGCGGCGAAGAGGGACTGCATCTCCAGCGCGCCGGGATCTCCTTCGAGGTCGTTCCCGGCATCACGGCGGCGGTCGCGGTACCGGCCTACGCCGGTATACCGGTGACCCACCGGGAGATCACTTCGTCCATGACGGTCGTCACCGGCCACGTGGCGCCGGACAGGGACCGGACGGATCTCGACTGGGAGGCACTTTCCAAACGGATCGGCACGTTGATCTTCTACATGGGCGCGCGGAACCTGCCCTTCATCGCGGAAAGACTCATCGAACACGGGCGGCCGAAGGACACGCCCGTCGCGCTGATCCAGTGGGGCACCACGACGGAGCAGAGGACCCTCGTCGGCACGCTGGACGACATCGTTTCCAGGGCCCGGAACGCTTCCTTCACGCCGCCCGTGCTGATCGTCGTGGGCGAGGTGGTGGCGCTGCGTCCGCAGCTCGACTGGTTCGAAACGAAACCGCTTTTCGGCGTCCGCGCGCTGGTCACGCGCGCCCGGGACCAGGCCGGCGAGCTGTCGGAGTCGCTCGTCCGCCAAGGCGCGGAGCCGGTCGAAGCGCCGCTGATCCGGATCAAAGCGCCCGATGATTGGTCGGCAGTGGATGCCGCACTGGCCGATCTCTCCGGCTTCGATCACGTGGTGTTCACCAGCCGGAACGCCGTGGAGGCGTTTTTCTCCCGATTGAATCATCAGGACCTGGATGCCCGGGCACTGGGCGGGGTCCGCGTCGCCGCGGTGGGCCGGGCCACGGCCGGCACGCTGCGTAGTCGCGGGATCGAAGCGGACGATCAACCCGAGGTCTTCCGGGCCGAAAAGCTCGTGGAAGCCCTGGCCGGAGAACGCGACCTGCGGGATGCGCGGATCCTCTTCCCCGCGGCGGACATCGCGGGTCCCGCCGTGGAGGAGGGACTGACCGCCGCTGGAGCGTCCGTGACCCGGGTGACGGTCTACCGGACGGTCCTTGCAGCGGGCTTGCCGGACGACATAGCGTCCATGCTGGAAGACGGGAAGATTCATTTGGCCGTGTTTGCGAGTTCGTCGGCCGTGTCGGCGTTCGCAAAGGCCGCGGGGCCGGACGGTCCGCAACGTTGGACCCGGGGCGTACGCATCGCGTGCATCGGTCCATCGACGGCGGAAACCGCCGCGGAGGCGGGACTGTCCGTGGATATCGTGCCCGGCCAGGCCACGGTCCCGGCGCTCGTGGACGCGATCGTGCGCGACCGGTTGGCCGCGGGGGAGCGGCTTGAATAA